The Nomia melanderi isolate GNS246 chromosome 7, iyNomMela1, whole genome shotgun sequence genome includes a window with the following:
- the step gene encoding cytohesin steppke isoform X3, which yields MTSTFRRTNERGGRICSCCLHTVIWLFRRERRLSQKQLKDELGEVVAEMEAMEGGGLAADETKPSNKAKQTSIGRKKFNMDPKKGIEYLIEHNLLAPTPEDVAQFLYKGEGLNKTAIGDYLGERHDFNERVLRAFVELHDFTDLILVQALRQFLWSFRLPGEAQKIDRMMECFAQRYCQLNPNIFTNTDTCYVLSFAIIMLNTSLHNPSVKDKPSVEQFISMNRGINNGGDLPRELLVSLYESIKTEPFKIPEDDGNDLMHTFFNPDKEGWLWKQGGRYKSWKRRWFILNDNCLYYFEYTTDKEPRGIIPLENIQVREVQDRHKPHCFELYAAGSEFIKACKTDSEGKVVEGKHTVYRMSAATDEEKEEWIKCVRQSISHNPFYDMLAARKKKAQKTNVHSKS from the exons CAACTGAAAGATGAGCTGGGCGAGGTGGTGGCCGAGATGGAGGCGATGGAGGGCGGCGGCCTCGCGGCCGACGAGACCAAGCCGTCGAACAAGGCGAAGCAGACGTCGATCGGCCGCAAGAAGTTCAACATGGACCCGAAGAAGGGCATCGAGTACCTGATCGAGCACAACCTCCTGGCGCCGACGCCCGAGGACGTCGCGCAGTTCCTGTACAAGGGCGAGGGGCTGAACAAGACGGCGATCGGCGACTACCTGGGCGAGAGGCACGACTTCAACGAGAGGGTGCTCAGGGCGTTCGTCGAGCTACACGATTTCACGGACCTGATCCTGGTCCAGGCGCTCAGGCAGTTCCTGTGGTCCTTCCGGCTGCCCGGCGAGGCGCAGAAGATCGACAGGATGATGGAGTGCTTCGCGCAGAGGTACTGCCAGCTGAACCCGAACATCTTCACGAACACGGACACCTGTTACGTGCTCAGCTTCGCCATCATCATGCTGAACACCTCGCTGCACAACCCCAGCGTCAAGGACAAGCCCAGCGTCGAGCAGTTCATATCCATGAACAGGGGCATCAACAATGGCGGCGATCTTCCGCGGGAGCTACTCGTG AGTCTCTACGAAAGCATAAAAACGGAGCCGTTCAAGATACCGGAGGACGACGGGAACGACTTGATGCACACCTTCTTCAACCCGGACAAGGAAGGCTGGCTCTGGAAGCAAG GCGGACGCTACAAGAGCTGGAAGAGGCGATGGTTCATACTGAACGACAACTGTCTGTACTACTTCGAGTACACCACGGACAAGGAGCCACGGGGCATCATACCGTTGGAGAACATTCAGGTCAGGGAGGTGCAGGACCGGCACAAACCGCACTGCTTCGAGCTGTACGCCGCCGGATCCGAGTTCATCAAGGCGTGCAAGACCGACAGCGAGGGAAAAGTCGTCGAAG GTAAGCACACCGTGTACAGAATGTCTGCGGCCACGGACGAGGAGAAGGAAGAATGGATCAAGTGCGTGCG GCAAAGCATATCGCACAATCCGTTCTACGACATGCTGGCGGCGAGGAAGAAGAAAGCGCAGAAGACGAACGTGCACTCGAAGAGCTAA
- the step gene encoding cytohesin steppke isoform X4, which produces MEAMEGGGLAADETKPSNKAKQTSIGRKKFNMDPKKGIEYLIEHNLLAPTPEDVAQFLYKGEGLNKTAIGDYLGERHDFNERVLRAFVELHDFTDLILVQALRQFLWSFRLPGEAQKIDRMMECFAQRYCQLNPNIFTNTDTCYVLSFAIIMLNTSLHNPSVKDKPSVEQFISMNRGINNGGDLPRELLVSLYESIKTEPFKIPEDDGNDLMHTFFNPDKEGWLWKQGGRYKSWKRRWFILNDNCLYYFEYTTDKEPRGIIPLENIQVREVQDRHKPHCFELYAAGSEFIKACKTDSEGKVVEGKHTVYRMSAATDEEKEEWIKCVRQSISHNPFYDMLAARKKKAQKTNVHSKS; this is translated from the exons ATGGAGGCGATGGAGGGCGGCGGCCTCGCGGCCGACGAGACCAAGCCGTCGAACAAGGCGAAGCAGACGTCGATCGGCCGCAAGAAGTTCAACATGGACCCGAAGAAGGGCATCGAGTACCTGATCGAGCACAACCTCCTGGCGCCGACGCCCGAGGACGTCGCGCAGTTCCTGTACAAGGGCGAGGGGCTGAACAAGACGGCGATCGGCGACTACCTGGGCGAGAGGCACGACTTCAACGAGAGGGTGCTCAGGGCGTTCGTCGAGCTACACGATTTCACGGACCTGATCCTGGTCCAGGCGCTCAGGCAGTTCCTGTGGTCCTTCCGGCTGCCCGGCGAGGCGCAGAAGATCGACAGGATGATGGAGTGCTTCGCGCAGAGGTACTGCCAGCTGAACCCGAACATCTTCACGAACACGGACACCTGTTACGTGCTCAGCTTCGCCATCATCATGCTGAACACCTCGCTGCACAACCCCAGCGTCAAGGACAAGCCCAGCGTCGAGCAGTTCATATCCATGAACAGGGGCATCAACAATGGCGGCGATCTTCCGCGGGAGCTACTCGTG AGTCTCTACGAAAGCATAAAAACGGAGCCGTTCAAGATACCGGAGGACGACGGGAACGACTTGATGCACACCTTCTTCAACCCGGACAAGGAAGGCTGGCTCTGGAAGCAAG GCGGACGCTACAAGAGCTGGAAGAGGCGATGGTTCATACTGAACGACAACTGTCTGTACTACTTCGAGTACACCACGGACAAGGAGCCACGGGGCATCATACCGTTGGAGAACATTCAGGTCAGGGAGGTGCAGGACCGGCACAAACCGCACTGCTTCGAGCTGTACGCCGCCGGATCCGAGTTCATCAAGGCGTGCAAGACCGACAGCGAGGGAAAAGTCGTCGAAG GTAAGCACACCGTGTACAGAATGTCTGCGGCCACGGACGAGGAGAAGGAAGAATGGATCAAGTGCGTGCG GCAAAGCATATCGCACAATCCGTTCTACGACATGCTGGCGGCGAGGAAGAAGAAAGCGCAGAAGACGAACGTGCACTCGAAGAGCTAA